A stretch of the Cheilinus undulatus linkage group 11, ASM1832078v1, whole genome shotgun sequence genome encodes the following:
- the fgd gene encoding faciogenital dysplasia: MQGVSATDLPASSLQYQCGSVDYLCSPRLVKKIPTPRQCHDRPAIKPRPQSSTSPRPPTAQKPQVPPKPTHLLALGQDKKPKRIPPAPSRPLPAPPPPPKPKPGVTPPGLGAQQREAQKVGLLIERFENSKVPILGVLPRSQLHLCLRMDTASDITSCSQDTNAAKVAGDSSPVDKLALGTSERTDEVSELSRPTSALLDSSDEARLDSCAEDDIMHDGVSCLDIVEQEEGSSHELLDNPDSSEQNGKIPNRDSGIDSPSCTAEGEVFPNEDAIDEEDHYDSVTETESVSCCVTLGNKRDSTQDEDSDLDEGSSGEIHSLTDTQAGYLTDAHSEAHKCSEAQKLLNIAKELLHTEEAYVKRLNLLDQVFCTKLTEAGIPQDVITGIFSNISSIYCFHDKFLLPELKTRITGEWDSTPRIGDILQKLAPFMKMYGEYVKNFDRAMDLVNTWTQRSSQFKSVVQNIQKQDVCGNLTLQHHMLEPVQRIPRYELLLKDYLKKLPEDALDRKDAEKALELISTAANHSNAAIRKMEKMHKLLEVYERLGGEEDIVNPANELIKEGHIKKMSAKNGTAQDRYLYLFNNMLLYCVPKLRLMGQKFSVRERIDIAGMEVQENVKQNLPHTFAITGKQRSLELQARTAEEKEDWIQVILATIERHKQNSETFNKAFNSSFSREDDHVPESPGPWCNTSIDSDGERLHERKSSRKKDKEKQTCKGCNETFNFTKRKHHCKSCGAAICAKCSKTLDNKTSRVCPECFEASLSLENLGVGEQKRKALPERQTSLMGENCLICGHLQVQEKGKSWTKMWVAVTKTEPLVLYIQSNGQESKGARAVPLPGFEVAAASSSAGDKSELKHAVRLSHTQQTLLLSAQDAELQAKWLDVLFKAARGETPTEASNSLTEHRKSQ; this comes from the exons ACCTTCCTGCCTCCTCTCTGCAGTACCAGTGCGGCTCAGTGGACTATCTCTGTTCTCCACGCCTGGTGAAGAAAATCCCCACCCCCAGACAATGTCACGACAGGCCCGCCATCAAACCCCGACCCCAATCCTCCACCTCACCAAGACCTCCGACCGCTCAGAAACCTCAAG TGCCCCCTAAACCTACGCACCTGCTCGCCCTCGGGCAAGATAAGAAACCGAAGAGGATCCCTCCTGCACCCTCAAGACCTCTGCCAGCTCCCCCTCCTCCGCCTAAGCCAAAGCCTGGCGTGACACCTCCTGGCCTGGGTGCACAGCAGAGAGAGGCCCAGAAGGTGGGGCTGCTCATCGAGAGGTTTGAAAATTCAAA GGTGCCGATCCTGGGGGTGCTCCCACGCTCCCAGCTGCATCTGTGTCTGAGAATGGATACTGCgtctgacatcacttcctgcagCCAGGACACGAACGCGGCGAAGGTTGCAGGAGACTCCTCCCCTGTGGACAAACTTGCACTTGGCACCTCAGAGCGGACTGACGAGGTGTCAGAACTTTCTCGTCCCACCTCTGCGCTCCTTGACAGCTCAGACGAAGCGCGGTTGGACAGCTGTGCCGAGGATGACATCATGCACGACGGTGTTAGTTGCCTTGACATCGTGGAGCAGGAGGAGGGCTCCTCCCATGAGCTCCTGGACAATCCGGACTCATCTGAGCAAAACGGAAAGATTCCAAACCGGGACAGTGGCATTGATAGCCCATCCTGCACCGCTGAGGGGGAGGTGTTCCCCAATGAGGATGCCATCGATGAGGAGGATCATTACGACAGCGTCACAGAGACAGAAAGTGTGTCCTGCTGTGTTACCCTTGGCAACAAGAGAGACTCAACGCAGGATGAAGACAGTGACTTAGATGAGGGGAGCAGTGGAGAGATACACTCTCTGACAGACACACAGGCTGGCTATCTGACAGATGCACACTCAGAGGCGCATAAA TGCTCAGAGGCTCAGAAGCTCCTCAACATCGCCAAAGAGCTCCTCCACACTGAAGAGGCCTACGTGAAAAGACTCAACCTCCTCGACCAG gTATTTTGCACTAAGCTCACAGAAGCTGGAATCCCTCAGGACGTCATTACAGGGATCTTCTCCAACATCTCCTCCATCTACTGCTTCCATGACAAGTTCCTGCTCCCTGAGCTCAAAACACGAATAACTGGAGAATG GGACTCGACCCCTCGTATCGGAGACATCCTCCAGAAACTGGCTCCATTTATGAAGATGTACGGAGAATATGTGAAGAACTTTGACAGAGCCATGGACTTGGTCAACACCTGGACCCAGAGATCATCACAGTTCAAGAGTGTTGTCCAGAATATACAg AAACAGGACGTGTGTGGGAACCTGACGTTGCAACACCACATGCTGGAGCCGGTCCAGAGGATTCCTCGCTACGAGCTGTTGCTCAAAGACTACCTGAAGAAGCTACCTGAAGATGCTCTGGACCGAAAAGACGCAGAGA AGGCACTGGAGCTGATCTCTACAGCAGCTAACCATTCAAATGCAGCAATCAGGAAAATG GAGAAGATGCACAAGCTGCTGGAGGTTTATGAGAGGCTTGGAGGAGAAGAAGACATCGTAAACCCAGCCAATGAGCTCATCAAAGAAGGACATATCAAGAAGATGTCAGCCAAAAATGGAACAGCACAAGACAGATACCTCTACTTG TTCAACAATATGTTGCTATACTGCGTGCCTAaactcagactgatgggacagaaGTTCAGTGTCAGAGAGAGGATCGACATCGCTGGCATGGAG GTGCAGGAAAATGTGAAGCAGAACCTTCCTCATACGTTTGCCATCACTGGAAAGCAGCGTTCACTTGAGCTGCAGGCCAG GACTGCTGAGGAGAAGGAAGACTGGATACAG GTGATCCTGGCCACCATTGAACGGCacaaacaaaacagtgaaacCTTCAACAAAGCTTTCAACAGCTCCTTCTCCCGGGAAGATGACCACGTCCCTGAGTCACCG GGTCCCTGGTGCAACACATCTATCGACTCAGATGGTGAAAGACTGCATGAAAGG AAAAGTTCTAGGAAAAAGGACAAAGAGAAGCAAACGTGTAAGGGCTGCAACGAGACGTTCAACTTCACCAAACGCAAACACCACTGCAAGTCCTGTGGAGCG GCCATCTGTGCAAAGTGTTCGAAGACCTTGGACAACAAAACGAGCCGAGTGTGTCCGGAGTGTTTCGAAGCCAGTCTCAGCCTAGAGAATCTGGGTGTTGGTGAACAGAAGAGGAAAGCTCTGCCGGAG AGACAGACTTCTCTGATGGGGGAGAACTGTCTAATATGTGGCCACCTTCAAGTTCAGGAGAAAGGGAAGAGCTGGACCAAGATGTGGGTGGCTGTCACTAAGACCGAGCCGCTGGTGCTCTACATACAGAGCAATGGACAG GAGTCCAAGGGTGCGCGGGCAGTTCCTCTCCCTGGATTCGAGGTGGCCGCGGCTTCATCATCAGCAGGCGACAAATCGGAGTTGAAACACGCAGTGCGGCTCAGTCACACTCAGCAAACTTTGCTCCTAAGTGCCCAGGATGCAGAACTTCAGGCAAAGTGGTTGGATGTGCTCTTTAAAGCCGCCCGCGGAGAGACGCCCACAGAGGCATCGAACAGCCTGACTGAACACAGGAAGAGCCAGTAG